GATGGATAAAGCTACTCTGTCTCGGTCAGAACCAAAGCCTCTGGGGTCGAGTTGCAGAGCAGATCGATAGTGAACAGTTACTGGATTTCAAAGGCGAGCGCTGCGTCTATCTTAGGAAGGAGAAATTGATATCCGCTCTCAGTCAATTTTTTAGGATATGCCTGAACGCTGGCTAGAAGCACGGCATCTGCTATCTCACCGAAGAGCACCCTTAATACAGGGCTAGGCATAGCTAGGATAGTTGGCCTGTGTAGAGCTCTGCCGAGAGCTTGCGTGAAATCTCTATTAGTTATGGGGTCGGGTGCCACTACATTTACGGCCCCACAGATCGAATCGGTATAGATGATATGCTCTACTATTCTGAGCAGATCCTCGAGCGCTATCCAACTAATATATTGAGCACCGTTACCCAACCAAGCGCCCAGGCCCAGGCGAAAAGCAGGTAGCATCTTTTCCAGAGCGCCCCCACGCGCATTAAGCACCATGCCGATACGAAGGTTAACCAGGCGCGAGCCAGTAGCTCTGATAGGCTGTGTCGCATTCTCCCAGTCAACGCTTAGTTGCGCTAGAAAGCTGCTACCAGCGGGGGCTGATTCATCAACGCCGCTTGTTCCGCCGCAAGCACCGGTATCGCCGTAGTAGCCGCAGGAAGAGGCCATAATAAAGAGGGAAGGTTTGTGTGATAGAGAGGTGATGGTATGTGAGAGAAGTGCTGCTGAATTAATACGACTATCGTATAAGCGCCGCTTTTTTTCGGCATTCCAACGGCCCTCGGCGATATTCTCACCCGCAAGGTTAATAAC
The nucleotide sequence above comes from Pseudomonadota bacterium. Encoded proteins:
- a CDS encoding TIGR01777 family oxidoreductase, with protein sequence MISTRTDPSKSDLPRKRILIVGASGFIGSALSSFLSSAGHSVTKLVRRPATLENERSWDPDTGQLSPTVFDKIDIVINLAGENIAEGRWNAEKKRRLYDSRINSAALLSHTITSLSHKPSLFIMASSCGYYGDTGACGGTSGVDESAPAGSSFLAQLSVDWENATQPIRATGSRLVNLRIGMVLNARGGALEKMLPAFRLGLGAWLGNGAQYISWIALEDLLRIVEHIIYTDSICGAVNVVAPDPITNRDFTQALGRALHRPTILAMPSPVLRVLFGEIADAVLLASVQAYPKKLTESGYQFLLPKIDAALAFEIQ